The following proteins are encoded in a genomic region of Arcobacter suis CECT 7833:
- the fliM gene encoding flagellar motor switch protein FliM, which produces MAEFLSQDEIDALLDIAEQGEDIETPIERIVSKEKNYSIYDFKKPNRISPEQLKAFSAMHDKMLRDFINDLSSMLRKIVDVKLYSIEQMTYGEFILSIPQITSLNTLSIKPLDGRIVIECNPAISHKIIAELLGSGAVNTSDNIDRELTEIEVEILEHFYKMFIKNLYKAWSDISKLNYKIESRDTNANAIQIVSDHEIVLLVVLEITIDEESGFLSICYPISYYEPLLNKVVEKIFSEGKNRKSSRKRDIKTLISGARMKIESIMAETELTTYEILNLKVDDVIVFNKNATSSSATIYINKKEKFSAISGISNNRKAIQIKANLDREKQETLDNLRAMREEREVKAKEMSENIKKLLEQKDS; this is translated from the coding sequence ATGGCTGAATTCTTAAGTCAAGATGAAATTGATGCTCTTTTAGATATTGCTGAACAAGGTGAAGATATTGAAACACCTATAGAAAGGATTGTTTCAAAGGAAAAAAATTACTCTATTTATGATTTTAAGAAACCAAATAGAATATCACCAGAGCAGTTAAAAGCCTTTTCTGCAATGCACGACAAAATGCTTAGAGATTTTATCAATGATTTATCTTCAATGCTTAGAAAAATCGTTGATGTTAAGTTATATTCGATTGAACAAATGACTTATGGGGAATTTATTTTATCTATTCCTCAAATTACTTCATTAAATACTTTATCTATTAAACCACTTGATGGAAGGATTGTAATTGAGTGTAACCCTGCTATTTCACATAAAATTATTGCTGAATTATTAGGTTCAGGTGCTGTTAACACGAGTGATAACATTGATAGAGAATTAACAGAAATAGAAGTTGAGATTCTTGAACATTTTTATAAAATGTTTATAAAAAATCTCTATAAAGCTTGGAGTGATATTTCAAAGTTAAATTATAAAATCGAATCAAGAGATACAAATGCAAATGCTATTCAAATCGTATCTGACCATGAAATAGTTTTACTTGTTGTTTTAGAAATAACTATTGATGAAGAATCTGGATTTTTATCTATTTGTTATCCTATTTCTTATTATGAACCTTTATTAAATAAAGTAGTTGAGAAAATATTTAGTGAAGGGAAAAATAGAAAATCTAGTAGAAAAAGAGATATTAAAACACTAATTTCTGGTGCTAGAATGAAAATTGAATCAATTATGGCAGAAACTGAACTTACTACATATGAAATTCTTAATTTAAAAGTTGATGATGTTATTGTATTTAATAAAAATGCAACATCTTCATCTGCTACAATTTATATAAATAAAAAAGAAAAATTTTCTGCAATTTCTGGTATTTCAAATAATAGAAAAGCTATCCAAATAAAAGCAAATCTTGATAGAGAAAAACAAGAGACTTTAGATAATTTAAGAGCTATGAGAGAAGAAAGAGAAGTAAAAGCTAAAGAAATGTCTGAAAATATTAAAAAGTTATTAGAACAAAAAGATAGTTAA
- a CDS encoding flagellar basal body P-ring protein FlgI — protein sequence MILRYFLIVTFLLSSLYSQTIKDISNVIGIRENQLIGYGLIVGLAGTGDKSKFTMQSLQNLLRNSYIKIPAGSINSKNIAAVMVTAELPAFSRQGDKIKVKVSTIGDAKSVDHGELLITQLKGVDGNVYALAQGTIVANENNKTTGFIYEGATVENEIQYDLKGEKSIQLSLFKSSAKNADLIETKINDKFGKKLASAIDTRTVDIEKPDNISVVKFISIIENIELDAEIFKKKVIVDMGRESVITGGDIPIDPVTIARDSFSIRITKSGLSDAGWKDPSQNPGVDIGDNVKIADKPIINIDNAMINTKGTPTISDLVRAMKVMKLPMTEIIDTLKMIKEMGAIDVDIEVRG from the coding sequence ATGATATTGAGATATTTTTTAATAGTAACATTTTTATTATCTTCTTTGTATTCACAAACTATCAAAGATATTTCCAATGTAATTGGGATAAGAGAAAATCAACTAATTGGTTATGGACTAATAGTTGGACTAGCTGGAACAGGAGATAAATCTAAATTTACAATGCAATCTTTACAAAATCTTCTTCGAAATTCTTATATAAAAATTCCTGCTGGTTCAATCAATTCAAAAAATATCGCTGCTGTTATGGTAACAGCGGAATTACCTGCTTTTTCAAGACAAGGAGACAAAATTAAAGTAAAAGTATCAACTATTGGAGATGCCAAATCGGTTGATCATGGAGAACTTCTAATTACTCAATTAAAAGGTGTTGATGGGAATGTTTATGCCCTAGCACAAGGAACAATTGTAGCAAATGAAAATAATAAAACTACGGGTTTCATTTATGAAGGCGCAACTGTTGAGAATGAAATCCAGTATGATTTAAAAGGTGAAAAATCTATTCAATTAAGTCTTTTTAAAAGTTCTGCTAAAAATGCAGATTTAATTGAAACAAAAATAAATGACAAATTTGGAAAAAAACTTGCAAGTGCAATTGATACAAGAACGGTAGATATTGAAAAACCTGACAATATTTCAGTTGTTAAATTTATTTCTATAATTGAAAATATTGAATTAGACGCAGAAATATTTAAAAAGAAAGTTATTGTTGATATGGGTAGAGAATCTGTTATAACTGGTGGAGATATTCCAATTGATCCTGTTACAATTGCTAGAGATTCTTTCTCTATTAGAATTACAAAATCTGGATTAAGTGATGCTGGATGGAAAGATCCTTCTCAAAATCCTGGTGTTGATATTGGAGATAATGTAAAAATTGCTGATAAGCCTATTATAAATATTGATAATGCAATGATAAATACAAAAGGAACACCAACAATTTCTGATTTAGTAAGAGCAATGAAAGTTATGAAATTACCTATGACTGAAATTATTGATACTTTAAAAATGATTAAAGAAATGGGTGCAATTGATGTTGACATCGAAGTAAGAGGATAA
- a CDS encoding flagellar biosynthetic protein FliQ, giving the protein MDLIAIAENTVKIILILGLPSLIVSMIIGLIISIFQAVTQISDASLSFVPKMIFVSAFILISLPWIGDHIETYTKDLWNLILIFGNNN; this is encoded by the coding sequence ATGGATTTAATAGCTATTGCTGAAAATACTGTAAAAATTATATTAATACTTGGTCTTCCTTCTTTGATTGTAAGCATGATTATTGGGCTTATAATATCAATTTTTCAAGCTGTAACACAAATTAGTGATGCTTCTTTATCTTTTGTTCCTAAAATGATTTTTGTTTCAGCTTTTATATTAATTTCTCTTCCTTGGATTGGTGATCATATAGAAACTTATACAAAAGATTTATGGAATTTAATACTTATTTTTGGTAATAACAATTGA
- a CDS encoding MotE family protein, with amino-acid sequence MIRNFLFFILLGTLLFAVEETSSSLTKQRIEVMDLKKELNNFYNEKETEYQQRKKELEGILVQIEKEKTAIQKLHDKNLEILKDIKLEVESKTSKIYNTMKPKNAADIFNQMIGEGKIEDVFDIMVKLKENNVTQIMKFLSIENASMITQKLENYSVENEKKE; translated from the coding sequence TTGATTAGAAATTTTTTATTTTTTATTTTATTAGGAACATTATTATTTGCGGTGGAAGAAACAAGTAGTTCTTTAACAAAACAAAGAATAGAGGTAATGGACTTAAAAAAAGAGCTAAACAACTTTTATAATGAAAAAGAAACAGAATATCAACAGAGAAAAAAAGAACTAGAGGGTATACTTGTTCAAATAGAAAAAGAGAAAACAGCAATACAAAAGTTGCATGATAAAAATTTAGAAATTTTAAAAGATATAAAGCTAGAAGTTGAAAGTAAAACATCAAAAATATATAATACAATGAAGCCAAAAAATGCCGCTGACATTTTTAATCAGATGATAGGTGAAGGTAAAATTGAAGATGTTTTTGATATAATGGTAAAATTAAAAGAAAATAATGTAACTCAAATTATGAAATTTCTAAGTATAGAAAATGCATCTATGATAACCCAAAAATTAGAAAATTATAGTGTAGAAAACGAGAAGAAGGAATAA
- a CDS encoding flagellar basal body-associated FliL family protein codes for MADDQESRGSGSGKGLMIVLIALVVILIFAVIGGGYFLYSQGAVGNNNNSSASHEEVKKEESSDKGESFKADITDLVLNLTDSRGKEKLMKLSFSIKSNEPTIAAIVESYKAEIVDVVISQISSRSSEELLTVGGKNLLKDELLQDINNVINEVTKSKPEIAKNSVKQILFTTFVIK; via the coding sequence ATGGCAGATGATCAAGAATCAAGAGGTTCAGGTAGTGGAAAAGGTTTAATGATTGTATTAATAGCCTTAGTAGTAATTCTAATTTTTGCTGTTATTGGGGGCGGTTATTTTCTCTATTCTCAAGGTGCAGTAGGAAATAATAATAATTCATCAGCTTCACATGAAGAAGTTAAAAAAGAAGAATCTTCAGATAAAGGTGAATCTTTTAAAGCAGATATTACTGATTTAGTTTTAAACTTAACAGATTCACGAGGAAAAGAAAAATTAATGAAATTATCTTTTTCTATTAAAAGTAATGAACCAACAATTGCTGCAATTGTAGAATCGTATAAAGCAGAAATTGTGGATGTAGTAATCTCTCAAATAAGTTCAAGAAGTTCAGAGGAATTATTAACTGTTGGAGGTAAAAATTTATTAAAAGATGAATTATTACAAGATATTAATAATGTAATAAATGAAGTTACTAAATCAAAACCTGAAATAGCAAAAAATAGTGTTAAACAAATATTGTTTACAACTTTTGTAATTAAATAA
- a CDS encoding flagellar basal body L-ring protein FlgH, with the protein MQNSFMIIFILVFFSACTASKEELVFEKPEIQIPRKSPEPLKNKGSLYSMQGTSLFADKKDLQVGDIIQIVISEDLTSKSNNKRELTSTRDNSLGGGLLAATGTNTLGGAVGSAANDFNSNLGVNFKSNSSASDKGKVKTELDETFATTISAIIEETYQNGNYYIKGRKEMLIEGQRQEIIVSGVIRPYDITSDNSINSSQIADLKLLYDKDGTESDILETPWGLKLIRSIWPF; encoded by the coding sequence ATGCAAAATAGTTTTATGATTATATTTATTTTAGTGTTTTTTAGTGCTTGCACTGCTTCAAAAGAAGAGTTAGTTTTTGAAAAACCAGAAATCCAAATACCTAGAAAAAGTCCTGAACCATTAAAAAATAAAGGTTCTTTATATTCTATGCAAGGAACTTCTTTATTTGCAGATAAAAAAGATTTACAAGTTGGTGATATTATTCAAATAGTAATAAGTGAAGATTTAACATCAAAAAGTAATAATAAAAGAGAACTAACAAGTACAAGAGATAATAGTTTAGGTGGAGGATTACTAGCCGCAACTGGAACTAATACTTTAGGTGGAGCTGTTGGAAGTGCAGCGAATGATTTTAATTCAAATCTTGGTGTGAATTTTAAATCAAATAGTTCTGCTTCTGATAAAGGAAAAGTTAAAACTGAGTTGGATGAAACTTTTGCCACAACAATTTCTGCAATTATTGAAGAGACTTACCAAAATGGTAACTATTATATAAAAGGTAGAAAAGAGATGTTAATCGAAGGACAAAGACAAGAAATAATTGTAAGTGGAGTAATAAGACCTTATGATATTACTTCTGATAATTCTATAAATTCTTCTCAAATAGCAGATTTAAAATTACTATATGATAAAGATGGTACTGAATCAGATATTTTAGAAACACCTTGGGGATTGAAATTAATAAGATCAATATGGCCATTTTAA
- a CDS encoding flagellar hook-associated protein FlgK, which translates to MLSTLSVSQTGLNAAKIAVENVSNNIANENTAGYKKRVIQLSELEQMDAQFAGRGVSVDGTFRITSQYMYDKLVSENSKLNYYDKLSSMLGSVESTFKETLDSGLTADLNRYYQSVENLRSNPSSQIYKTALQNQGKILVESLQNLYTSVEQQQVGEKKELYKNVENVNSILKEIGQLNEKIQKYGQSNDLLDKRDQLELELSGYVDINVNRDTDYYELKIGGETAISSNTNVRTIEVKEEDTLQKDKYTLIDSSVIPNVVHDALKYNEDFTPKAIDANDVVTYKLNNEFEVSVTMGELISMDWDGDGTVTTEAVTTSNLTRALVHKINSSSDMKNSITAYNGDYSIDANGNKVTKNFQDNFLRIESKDAGIGNQFDGRISIEKRDNTNPAIVDSRESIYRNESQSTDPESRVYISIYDKEISVKNGIIKAQTENLSSDSPNNKFQGYLDRLDAFAQTLGDISDKYIKTGTDKYIYGEAASDESLGVINSLGLFSGSGVKTLKFNDSLVNELTQDKLDYLATIQWKSDLSYDGKGQNVVTTKKASLSEFFRDLRVTVSADKESVNFLKETQSGVKMSIQSSYDQLTKVDKDEEMLDLMKFQAAYTANAKIITAIDEMLQTLLGLKR; encoded by the coding sequence ATGCTAAGTACATTGAGTGTTTCACAAACGGGACTGAATGCTGCTAAAATTGCAGTTGAAAATGTGTCTAACAATATAGCTAATGAGAATACTGCTGGGTATAAAAAAAGAGTTATTCAACTTAGTGAATTAGAACAAATGGATGCACAATTCGCAGGTCGAGGTGTTAGTGTTGATGGTACATTTAGGATTACGTCTCAATATATGTATGACAAACTTGTGTCAGAAAATAGTAAGTTAAACTATTATGATAAATTGTCAAGTATGCTAGGAAGTGTTGAATCAACATTTAAAGAGACATTAGATAGCGGTTTAACAGCAGATTTAAATAGATATTATCAATCTGTTGAAAATTTAAGATCTAATCCAAGTTCACAAATATATAAAACAGCTTTACAAAATCAGGGTAAAATTCTAGTTGAATCTCTACAAAATTTATATACAAGTGTAGAACAACAACAAGTGGGTGAAAAAAAAGAGTTATATAAAAATGTAGAAAATGTAAATAGTATCTTAAAAGAAATAGGTCAGTTAAATGAAAAAATACAAAAATATGGACAAAGTAATGACTTACTTGATAAAAGAGATCAACTAGAATTAGAGCTATCAGGTTACGTAGATATAAATGTAAATAGAGATACTGATTATTATGAACTAAAAATAGGTGGTGAAACAGCCATTAGCAGTAATACAAATGTTAGAACTATTGAAGTTAAAGAAGAAGATACTTTACAAAAAGATAAATATACTTTAATAGATTCAAGTGTAATACCTAATGTTGTACATGATGCACTAAAATATAATGAAGATTTTACACCAAAAGCAATTGATGCAAATGATGTAGTTACTTATAAATTGAATAATGAATTTGAAGTATCTGTTACTATGGGTGAATTAATATCAATGGACTGGGATGGCGATGGCACTGTTACAACAGAAGCGGTAACTACTTCAAATTTAACAAGAGCTTTAGTTCATAAAATAAATTCAAGTTCAGATATGAAAAATTCAATAACAGCATACAATGGAGATTATTCTATTGATGCTAATGGAAATAAAGTTACTAAGAATTTTCAAGATAATTTTTTAAGAATTGAATCAAAAGATGCTGGAATTGGAAATCAGTTTGATGGAAGAATTAGCATTGAAAAAAGAGATAATACAAATCCAGCAATAGTTGATAGTAGAGAATCTATTTATAGAAATGAATCTCAAAGTACAGATCCTGAATCAAGAGTTTATATATCAATATATGACAAAGAAATATCAGTTAAGAATGGTATTATAAAAGCCCAAACTGAAAATTTATCATCAGATTCACCTAATAATAAATTTCAAGGATATTTAGATAGATTAGATGCTTTTGCACAAACTTTAGGTGATATTTCAGATAAATATATTAAAACAGGAACAGACAAGTATATTTATGGAGAAGCGGCAAGTGATGAATCATTAGGAGTAATTAATTCTTTAGGTTTATTTAGTGGTTCAGGTGTAAAAACTCTAAAATTTAATGATAGTTTAGTAAATGAGTTAACACAAGATAAATTAGATTATTTAGCAACTATACAATGGAAAAGTGACTTGTCTTATGATGGAAAAGGACAAAATGTTGTTACAACAAAAAAAGCTTCTTTATCTGAGTTTTTTAGAGATTTAAGAGTAACTGTTTCAGCAGATAAAGAGAGTGTTAATTTTCTAAAAGAAACACAATCTGGTGTAAAGATGTCAATTCAATCTTCGTATGATCAATTAACAAAAGTTGATAAAGATGAAGAAATGTTAGATTTAATGAAGTTTCAAGCAGCTTATACTGCAAATGCTAAGATAATTACAGCAATAGATGAAATGTTGCAAACTTTACTTGGCTTAAAAAGATAA
- the fliD gene encoding flagellar filament capping protein FliD produces the protein MANGVLGLGSGQAASLNSELIEKLKTAERKSTVEPIETKIGKMTTEKTTFSTIEAKVAEFLETVKPFDLFISGGLNAFEQKGATTSGDSVTFDAADAKSLSKGFTSVDITQLAQKDVYQSNNVDETTKNAKINQGSLVINGQTFDTTNKSYQELATEISKESGMSASVEQVGTNSYRLIVKSQETGLDNKLNISGAASQALGFTTDGTTTNATNHILEAKNMIAKVDGVEYNVATNNITVDGLKIIANKVGVSTITVTDDTSKLETQMKNFVAKYNELLTLVDTEVYKSDSSLDDKSSIKSIMSQVKDKLFSSYGPDSDKSLFNFGVELDKNGGLSLNTTKFNKAVQDDLPGLKDLFIGSAEKKGLGTILKETIDEMRYVGGTLNSYESAMTKRETKLNEEKDKAEKSLNAKYEQLALQFSSYGALINQMESSFSGLKMMISQSTSGN, from the coding sequence ATGGCTAATGGAGTTTTAGGATTAGGTTCAGGTCAAGCAGCATCTTTAAATAGTGAATTAATTGAAAAATTAAAAACGGCAGAAAGAAAATCAACAGTAGAACCAATTGAAACAAAAATAGGTAAAATGACTACTGAAAAAACAACTTTTTCAACAATTGAAGCAAAAGTAGCAGAATTTTTAGAAACTGTTAAACCTTTTGACTTATTTATTTCAGGTGGACTTAATGCATTTGAACAAAAAGGCGCAACAACTTCTGGAGATTCAGTTACTTTTGATGCTGCTGATGCAAAATCTTTAAGTAAAGGGTTTACAAGTGTTGATATAACTCAGCTGGCACAAAAAGATGTATATCAATCAAATAATGTAGATGAAACAACAAAAAATGCAAAAATAAATCAAGGTTCATTAGTTATTAATGGTCAAACTTTTGATACAACAAATAAAAGTTATCAAGAACTGGCTACTGAAATATCTAAAGAATCAGGAATGTCAGCATCTGTAGAACAAGTAGGAACAAATTCTTATCGACTGATTGTAAAAAGTCAAGAAACAGGACTTGATAATAAGTTGAATATTAGTGGAGCAGCAAGTCAAGCTTTAGGTTTTACTACTGATGGAACAACTACAAATGCAACTAATCATATATTAGAAGCTAAAAATATGATTGCAAAAGTTGATGGTGTAGAATATAACGTAGCAACTAATAATATAACAGTTGATGGACTTAAAATTATAGCAAATAAAGTTGGAGTATCTACTATAACAGTTACTGATGATACTTCAAAGCTTGAAACTCAGATGAAGAATTTTGTAGCAAAATATAATGAACTTTTAACACTTGTTGATACTGAAGTATACAAGTCAGATTCGTCTTTAGATGATAAATCATCTATTAAAAGTATAATGAGTCAAGTAAAAGATAAATTATTTAGCTCATATGGTCCAGATAGTGATAAATCATTATTTAATTTTGGTGTAGAACTTGATAAAAATGGTGGTTTATCGTTGAATACTACTAAATTTAATAAAGCAGTTCAAGATGATTTACCTGGCTTGAAAGATTTATTTATAGGTAGTGCAGAAAAAAAAGGTTTAGGAACAATATTAAAAGAAACAATAGATGAAATGAGATATGTTGGTGGAACACTAAATTCTTATGAATCTGCAATGACAAAAAGAGAAACTAAACTAAACGAAGAAAAAGATAAAGCAGAAAAATCATTAAATGCAAAATATGAACAATTAGCATTACAATTTAGTTCTTATGGTGCTCTTATAAATCAAATGGAATCATCATTTTCAGGATTAAAAATGATGATTAGCCAATCAACTTCAGGTAATTAA
- the fliS gene encoding flagellar export chaperone FliS has translation MGIEVYNQQNAISDDPYVLVLKLYEGVIKYLSFVKSAMEEKNVEVKFTYINKSIAIFDELRNVLDFDGGEVAYYLDGLYLYQIETLFSAGIDDNINAVNQVMKVTQGLIDAWKEETGL, from the coding sequence ATGGGAATAGAAGTATATAATCAACAAAATGCGATCTCGGATGATCCTTATGTTTTAGTATTAAAACTTTATGAGGGTGTAATAAAATACCTTTCATTTGTAAAAAGTGCTATGGAAGAAAAAAATGTTGAAGTAAAATTTACTTACATAAATAAATCAATAGCAATTTTTGACGAATTGAGAAATGTATTAGATTTTGATGGTGGAGAAGTTGCATATTATTTAGATGGTTTATACTTATACCAAATTGAAACTTTATTTAGTGCTGGAATTGATGATAATATCAATGCAGTTAATCAAGTTATGAAAGTTACTCAAGGATTAATTGACGCATGGAAAGAAGAAACAGGTCTTTAA
- the tilS gene encoding tRNA lysidine(34) synthetase TilS produces MNLDFSVVKNQKNLLAFSAGVDSTALFFLLLKQNIPFDIAIVDYNLRIQSKDEISYAKELASKYNKSIFIKDITLENNSNFEKTARDIRYKFFEETILENSYENLITAHQLNDKLEWFMMQLSKGAGLVELIGFNEFEQKENYKIYKPLLNITKDELEMYLKEYNHKYFVDESNFDEKYKRNYFRHNFSNKFLEEFNSGVKKSFEYLQNDLNSLSIQNNPIKKIEDLEIFLNQKDDNLNIRTIDLSLKKRGILLSNAQRNEILKQKEITISHKINISILEDYIWIAPNCNEIMDKKSKESYRTNKIPKNIRAYIFWKNIDLKELIL; encoded by the coding sequence ATGAATTTAGATTTTAGTGTAGTTAAAAATCAAAAAAACCTGCTAGCTTTTTCAGCAGGAGTTGATTCTACTGCACTATTTTTTTTACTTTTAAAACAAAATATTCCCTTTGATATTGCTATTGTTGATTATAATTTAAGAATTCAAAGCAAAGATGAAATCTCTTATGCAAAAGAACTTGCTTCAAAATATAACAAATCTATTTTTATAAAAGATATTACCCTTGAAAATAATTCAAACTTTGAGAAAACTGCAAGGGATATAAGATATAAATTTTTTGAAGAAACTATTTTAGAAAACTCTTATGAAAATCTAATCACAGCACACCAATTAAACGATAAATTAGAGTGGTTTATGATGCAACTATCAAAAGGTGCAGGTTTAGTTGAACTCATTGGGTTTAATGAGTTTGAACAAAAAGAAAACTACAAAATTTATAAACCACTTTTAAATATCACAAAAGATGAATTAGAAATGTATTTAAAAGAATATAATCACAAATATTTTGTTGATGAATCAAATTTTGATGAAAAATATAAAAGAAACTATTTTAGACATAATTTCTCAAATAAATTTTTAGAAGAATTTAATAGTGGAGTAAAAAAATCTTTTGAATATCTACAAAATGATTTAAACTCTTTGAGTATTCAAAATAATCCAATAAAAAAAATAGAAGACTTAGAAATATTTTTAAATCAAAAAGATGATAATTTAAATATTCGAACTATTGATTTAAGTTTAAAAAAAAGAGGAATTTTACTCTCAAATGCCCAAAGAAATGAGATTTTAAAACAAAAAGAGATTACCATTTCACATAAAATAAATATCTCAATTTTGGAAGATTATATTTGGATTGCTCCAAACTGTAATGAAATTATGGATAAAAAATCTAAAGAGAGTTATAGAACAAATAAAATACCAAAAAATATAAGAGCTTATATTTTTTGGAAAAATATAGATTTAAAAGAATTAATTCTTTAA
- the rimO gene encoding 30S ribosomal protein S12 methylthiotransferase RimO: MKFSVKNPKKTLHLVSLGCTKNLVDSEIMLGKLKDYTITDDAANADVIIVNTCGFIDSAKQESLNTIFNLHDERKKESVLVMAGCLSERYQGELQKELPEIDVFTGVGDYDKIDLLVHEKRSAFSNEVFLASDENERVITGSSYHAYVKLSEGCNQTCSFCAIPSFKGKLHSRTLESLVKEVKSLVSKGYVDFSFVSQDSSSFLRDQDIKNGLELLIDEVKKIEGIKTARILYLYPSTTTLSLIDKIADSKVFVNYFDMPLQHITPSMLKIMKRGKGVEKLNELMNHMRSKPNSFVRTTFIAGHPGETLEDHEALCRYIEEFKFDRANVFSYSTEEGTTAALSKDMVEQEIIDARAEEIGEIIAQTTQESLEAEIGKTFEVYVDGESEEHEYLLSARKTLWAPDIDGEIYINDNELPDGEQIKFGQIYTVRVTELAGDKLLATVIK, from the coding sequence ATGAAATTTTCAGTAAAAAATCCTAAAAAAACTCTACATTTAGTAAGCCTTGGTTGTACTAAAAATCTTGTAGATTCAGAGATTATGTTAGGTAAATTAAAAGATTATACAATTACAGATGATGCAGCAAATGCCGATGTTATCATCGTAAATACATGTGGATTTATAGATAGTGCGAAACAAGAGAGTTTAAATACAATTTTTAATCTTCATGACGAAAGAAAAAAAGAGTCAGTTTTAGTAATGGCTGGATGTTTAAGTGAAAGATACCAAGGTGAACTTCAAAAAGAGTTACCAGAAATCGATGTTTTCACTGGTGTTGGAGATTATGACAAAATTGATTTACTTGTACATGAAAAAAGAAGTGCATTTTCAAATGAAGTATTTTTAGCTAGCGATGAAAATGAAAGAGTAATCACAGGTTCTTCATATCATGCTTACGTAAAACTAAGCGAAGGATGTAATCAAACTTGTTCATTCTGTGCAATTCCATCTTTTAAAGGGAAACTTCACTCAAGAACTTTGGAGTCACTTGTAAAAGAAGTTAAATCACTTGTTTCAAAAGGTTATGTAGATTTTTCATTTGTATCACAAGATTCATCATCTTTTTTACGAGACCAAGATATAAAAAATGGTCTTGAACTTTTAATAGATGAAGTTAAAAAAATTGAGGGAATTAAAACAGCAAGAATTTTATACCTTTATCCATCAACTACAACTTTAAGTTTAATAGACAAAATTGCTGACTCAAAAGTTTTTGTAAACTATTTTGATATGCCACTTCAACATATAACTCCATCAATGCTTAAAATCATGAAAAGAGGAAAAGGCGTTGAAAAACTAAATGAACTTATGAACCACATGAGAAGTAAACCAAACTCTTTTGTAAGAACTACATTTATTGCAGGGCATCCTGGTGAAACTTTAGAAGACCACGAAGCACTTTGTAGATATATTGAAGAATTCAAATTTGATAGAGCAAATGTATTTTCATACTCAACTGAAGAGGGAACAACTGCTGCACTTTCAAAAGATATGGTAGAGCAAGAAATAATTGATGCTAGAGCTGAAGAAATTGGTGAAATTATTGCCCAAACAACTCAAGAATCTTTAGAAGCTGAAATTGGAAAAACTTTTGAAGTTTATGTTGATGGGGAAAGTGAAGAACATGAATATCTTTTAAGTGCTAGAAAAACTCTTTGGGCACCTGATATTGATGGTGAAATTTACATCAATGATAATGAATTACCTGATGGTGAACAAATTAAATTTGGACAAATATATACAGTAAGAGTTACAGAACTTGCGGGAGATAAATTACTAGCAACTGTAATTAAATAA